A single Cyclopterus lumpus isolate fCycLum1 chromosome 3, fCycLum1.pri, whole genome shotgun sequence DNA region contains:
- the depdc7a gene encoding DEP domain-containing protein 7 isoform X2 — translation MAGKPFRATFIWSSIISNLHMRVEVKRRRHNLKSYHDCFLGSESVDVVLAHITLNRFFGDEAVPRYKAVRLCQALMDSRVFEPVGVKVFCKEKKPATFEDSSCSLYRFLDATTGSSSPLTNANSTSTIESGYDSPSMSRNKNCYSSSHERQGVLSSSTHCPVKTDKSLEDVLGNLNLSSSITPQMINLGLSQELVDEVWLQQAVFRLLQLIELPLLEKLLEGKDTSRPPLHGMDSDPDLLYTSSYLDREVLKAFSEAQADEWMSGAVDCLEFLPDERVVEVSRGLAGHADDLPRCKSLLYDILAQHYGHAQQPPLLSNHIFDIHSGISELLVNGKQEQALESLQLSLKLQDSRSREELRRLLRFMAVAAKAQEVKLHKEIENRMAVKRSFSSAIVYSKRLSKGKVDLMVLFMMDNHCDLFKIPVSLHKMVSDRIMTIVKGKDPDVITGSTSCTRVSSKAYSENAEKTTKEELWSLLRRVHENPKLSDKEKRRLLGQFYKGHPEIFVQYFGNRLSSINVLLQ, via the exons ATGGCTGGGAAGCCGTTCCGGGCCACATTTATCTGGAGCAGCATCATCTCCAATCTCCACATGCGCGTGGAGGTTAAGCGCCGGCGCCACAACCTCAAGTCCTACCATGACTGCTTCCTGGGCTCAGAGTCCGTGGACGTGGTGCTGGCGCACATCACCCTCAACCGGTTCTTTGGCGACGAGGCGGTGCCCCGCTACAAGGCCGTCCGCCTCTGTCAGGCACTCATGGACTCAAGGGTATTTGAGCCTGTGGGCGTTAAAGTATTTTGCAAGGAAAAGAAGCCAGCCACATTCGAGGACAGTAGTTGCAGTTTGTACAGGTTCCTGGACGCAACAACCGGCTCCTCATCGCCGCTGACCAACGCCAACTCCACGAGCACCATCGAGAGCGGCTACGACTCACCAAGCATGAGCAGGAACAAGAACTGCTACAGTTCGTCACACGAAAG ACAAGGGGTGCTGAGCTCCTCCACCCATTGCCCtgtaaaaacagacaaatcacTGGAGGACGTGCTAGGAAACCTCAACCTgagctcctccatcacccctcAAATGATCAACCTCGGCCTCTCACAAGAGC TTGTGGATGAGGTGTGGCTCCAGCAGGCTGTGTTCAGGCTGCTGCAGCTGATAGAGCTCCCCCTGTTGGAGAAGCTGTTAGAGGGTAAAGACACGTCGCGGCCCCCCCTGCATGGCATGGACAGTGACCCGGACCTGTTGTATACATCAAGCTACCTGGACCGAGAGGTCCTCAAGGCCTTCAGTGAGGCACA ggcTGATGAGTGGATGTCAGGAGCAGTGGACTGCCTGGAGTTTCTGCCTGATGAgcgggtggtggaggtcagccGAGGTTTGGCCGGTCACGCTGATGACCTGCCCCGGTGTAAGAGTCTGCTCTATGATATCCTGGCTCAGCATTACGGACACGCTCAACAGCCACCTCTGCTCAGCAATCACATTTTCGACATCCACTCGGGCATCTCGGAGCTACTCG TGAACGGCAAGCAGGAGCAAGCTCTCGagtccctgcagctgagcctcaAGCTGCAAGACTCTCGCAGTAGGGAGGAGCTACGCAGGCTCCTGAGGTTCATGGCCGTCGCAGCCAAAGCACAGGAGGTCAAGCTGCACAAGGAG ATCGAGAACAGAATGGCGGTGAAAAGGTCTTTCTCAAGTGCCATCGTCTACAGCAAAAGACTCTCCAAAGGAAAGGTGGACTTGATGGTTCTGTTCATGATGGATAACCACTGCGATCTGTTCAAA ATTCCGGTTTCATTACACAAGATGGTCAGTGACAGAATAATGACTATTGTGAAAGGGAAGGATCCAGATGTGATAACAG GATCAACATCCTGCACAAGAGTGAGCTCTAAGGCATACTCAGAAAATGCAGAAAAAACTACGAAAGAGGAACTTTGGTCATTACTCCGGAGAGTCCACGAGAACCCGAAACTCTCCGATAAAGAAAAGCGACGGCTGCTGGGGCAGTTTTATAAAGGCCACCCAGAGATTTTTGTTCAGTACTTTGGAAATAGATTGTCCAGTATCAATGTGTTGCTGCAGTGA
- the depdc7a gene encoding DEP domain-containing protein 7 isoform X1, protein MHRTPEPGMAGKPFRATFIWSSIISNLHMRVEVKRRRHNLKSYHDCFLGSESVDVVLAHITLNRFFGDEAVPRYKAVRLCQALMDSRVFEPVGVKVFCKEKKPATFEDSSCSLYRFLDATTGSSSPLTNANSTSTIESGYDSPSMSRNKNCYSSSHERQGVLSSSTHCPVKTDKSLEDVLGNLNLSSSITPQMINLGLSQELVDEVWLQQAVFRLLQLIELPLLEKLLEGKDTSRPPLHGMDSDPDLLYTSSYLDREVLKAFSEAQADEWMSGAVDCLEFLPDERVVEVSRGLAGHADDLPRCKSLLYDILAQHYGHAQQPPLLSNHIFDIHSGISELLVNGKQEQALESLQLSLKLQDSRSREELRRLLRFMAVAAKAQEVKLHKEIENRMAVKRSFSSAIVYSKRLSKGKVDLMVLFMMDNHCDLFKIPVSLHKMVSDRIMTIVKGKDPDVITGSTSCTRVSSKAYSENAEKTTKEELWSLLRRVHENPKLSDKEKRRLLGQFYKGHPEIFVQYFGNRLSSINVLLQ, encoded by the exons ATGCACCGAACACCAG AACCAGGCATGGCTGGGAAGCCGTTCCGGGCCACATTTATCTGGAGCAGCATCATCTCCAATCTCCACATGCGCGTGGAGGTTAAGCGCCGGCGCCACAACCTCAAGTCCTACCATGACTGCTTCCTGGGCTCAGAGTCCGTGGACGTGGTGCTGGCGCACATCACCCTCAACCGGTTCTTTGGCGACGAGGCGGTGCCCCGCTACAAGGCCGTCCGCCTCTGTCAGGCACTCATGGACTCAAGGGTATTTGAGCCTGTGGGCGTTAAAGTATTTTGCAAGGAAAAGAAGCCAGCCACATTCGAGGACAGTAGTTGCAGTTTGTACAGGTTCCTGGACGCAACAACCGGCTCCTCATCGCCGCTGACCAACGCCAACTCCACGAGCACCATCGAGAGCGGCTACGACTCACCAAGCATGAGCAGGAACAAGAACTGCTACAGTTCGTCACACGAAAG ACAAGGGGTGCTGAGCTCCTCCACCCATTGCCCtgtaaaaacagacaaatcacTGGAGGACGTGCTAGGAAACCTCAACCTgagctcctccatcacccctcAAATGATCAACCTCGGCCTCTCACAAGAGC TTGTGGATGAGGTGTGGCTCCAGCAGGCTGTGTTCAGGCTGCTGCAGCTGATAGAGCTCCCCCTGTTGGAGAAGCTGTTAGAGGGTAAAGACACGTCGCGGCCCCCCCTGCATGGCATGGACAGTGACCCGGACCTGTTGTATACATCAAGCTACCTGGACCGAGAGGTCCTCAAGGCCTTCAGTGAGGCACA ggcTGATGAGTGGATGTCAGGAGCAGTGGACTGCCTGGAGTTTCTGCCTGATGAgcgggtggtggaggtcagccGAGGTTTGGCCGGTCACGCTGATGACCTGCCCCGGTGTAAGAGTCTGCTCTATGATATCCTGGCTCAGCATTACGGACACGCTCAACAGCCACCTCTGCTCAGCAATCACATTTTCGACATCCACTCGGGCATCTCGGAGCTACTCG TGAACGGCAAGCAGGAGCAAGCTCTCGagtccctgcagctgagcctcaAGCTGCAAGACTCTCGCAGTAGGGAGGAGCTACGCAGGCTCCTGAGGTTCATGGCCGTCGCAGCCAAAGCACAGGAGGTCAAGCTGCACAAGGAG ATCGAGAACAGAATGGCGGTGAAAAGGTCTTTCTCAAGTGCCATCGTCTACAGCAAAAGACTCTCCAAAGGAAAGGTGGACTTGATGGTTCTGTTCATGATGGATAACCACTGCGATCTGTTCAAA ATTCCGGTTTCATTACACAAGATGGTCAGTGACAGAATAATGACTATTGTGAAAGGGAAGGATCCAGATGTGATAACAG GATCAACATCCTGCACAAGAGTGAGCTCTAAGGCATACTCAGAAAATGCAGAAAAAACTACGAAAGAGGAACTTTGGTCATTACTCCGGAGAGTCCACGAGAACCCGAAACTCTCCGATAAAGAAAAGCGACGGCTGCTGGGGCAGTTTTATAAAGGCCACCCAGAGATTTTTGTTCAGTACTTTGGAAATAGATTGTCCAGTATCAATGTGTTGCTGCAGTGA
- the qser1 gene encoding glutamine and serine-rich protein 1, translating to MMDRNYPTSGFADALAPPAQTVASWAYDRSTASVKPSSSYGAAHLDAELLQRQSYTNTHQLPTYTTSHLPATAGTLDSSSNSSETSIMSFLSAMESRSLQAGPVSASLLPPFRPPSWPAGTNSSTELYLTGALPSTATFPSPAALSSYQHTGAYPSRSYATNPSLALQDPAFSTSTNGLFSHHDPLIHLKSSQTLLPTALAFNHLSTPALGSALPVQSSTYRSAQESAPHLLQPQFSLLPSALPATHGAPQPYGAAVFSGSIERALQRECSVIKHHQRPSSSHAASEQLPNSEHPLQGYFGSGSEVDVSYQQDPSRQTPVSCSPSTGTNSSQGINRAPQPKTDSVTQAYSSTSVPKAKDCSSKLAQHPIGDEESHKHSQKLTGGSPDHYSSPGQKQNSVVANQQSVQLSSLMSSTLSQTYINPQAQSQPSHSTSDKHSPLYKTLPSLSSQSDNVAAVSQTLVYSSSPGMSHEQEIQYGAQVQGLCQGNLSESYPSSHSQGAPNVTFTSLSQGQVSVTQSYATGQSLNLNSSYPPTCVRSLPTSNSSQDYTLMQSSVGGKTHDTLSGQQTQPHKYVLSTPLPTYSSTAQALQNNIRSSIQDIKPTYGKHKLVELPIQDIDALQQASMEASAAASNMSALNNVIYVVSKMDDHHKTQSVIRSYSRSDDQLMGLDHTNTAQIKDERMGSLGQQHIHLSSANGQETANTKTTNSSIISSHVPLVSEQLKQHPLQLKSPDSHQQNPQNHTQSQSQTPVAHTQYITVPSALLEPNQMILLQQPLVHHSQNTSKVVSVQGIQPTQDLGPVHVQYLQMSQELLGPSVTDSQRQQGTVVSEQSSGCPDSSKHHYSQSTNQQPNDAKNHFALNSICFPDSMLLADDRNILSNVDDILAATVAACGVTPHDFVKATSSAEADMAVMASPVDSKGHFQTVDIRHMSPSFSSAQQAIITNTNAHNMTMTLNEVQMATNCHGQPVHHSSSELDTNGDGGSSENDYHLAGQVYDPPGFQGIVKGNARCIKTEDGLMECQSVEDFPKKKARSKSLTKPGGPEEDSGQARPAKRSGQAKRQNSRGSDVSSPSASHAVYDGCPQQERIRQKIREVEEKQPEVKTGFIGSFLDFIKSGPKHQYSPSPTRTISRPRKPGTTSKPPLGALPSLPPQLQTLPGPLIPQESQGVSTQQKRLDEDLQKNLETLPSFSSDEEENTGRNQALRNSISSALSALDESSDRKTRADNQIPGLMMKTDHVPTMPHTVTEACLSRVTTPTLTTNTISSGTVFAAKEESKEAPPGQLAVQLTSVAIEGLTDEELSDSGGEGMYRERDEFVVRNEDIENLKVTMRAGSEPPAIWKVQKALLQKFVPELRDGKRVFSATNSYLGYFGDAKTMYQRVYVKFLDTVNKREYVRVCSRKPRCKPMNSLRGVQVKTLLGLTADPSAVSQSQKPRPKLLKSRAEPPPKKRRKWKEELSPTASGSSAEEGGEDDELNPPLPFASRLLNTRTMKETFRSFVELLISIALDEDVMTALERANDEFMLPQMKRVDGMITDNRKRLLHKLHIGQVLKTALDSFPEISVVTELKKDGETPAFKVRLSGKAYNKKTMKPYKMPNKVPQEYTVDQQKTQWFSLYHSLQHYKYHTYLMCKDEIASMRVQTVDLVQEETVQKCLQNGAWVEGLFDRFGELINQVQQACR from the exons ATGATGGACAGGAACTACCCGACCTCCGGCTTTGCGGACGCGCTGGCTCCTCCAGCACAGACCGTAGCTTCTTGGGCCTATGACCGCAGCACAGCGAGTGTCAAGCCAAG TTCCAGTTATGGTGCAGCACATCTTGATGCAGAGCTCCTCCAGCGTCAAAGCTACACTAACACCCACCAGCTTCCCACCTACACTACATCGCACCTTCCTGCGACAGCAG GAACACTTGACTCGAGCAGTAATTCTTCTGAGACCTCAATCATGAGCTTCCTGTCAGCCATGGAATCGAGAAGCCTTCAGGCTGGTCCTGTTAGTGCCTCACTGCTTCCTCCTTTTAGACCCCCATCATGGCCTGCCG GTACCAACTCCAGCACAGAGCTGTATTTGACTGGTGCCCTGCCTTCTACTGCCACTTTCCCCTCTCCTGCTGCTCTGTCGTCCTATCAGCACACTGGTGCCTACCCTTCCCGGAGTTATGCTACCAACCCATCCTTGGCTCTCCAGGATCCTGCCTTCAGCACATCCACCAATGGCCTGTTCTCTCACCATGACCCCCTCATCCATCTCAAATCAAGCCAGACTCTGCTTCCCACTGCACTGGCATTCAATCATCTCTCCACCCCAGCTTTGGGTTCAGCTCTGCCTGTGCAGTCCTCGACCTACCGTTCAGCTCAGGAGTCAGCCCCGCACCTCTTACAACCCCAGTTCAGCCTCCTCCCCTCTGCCCTGCCTGCCACTCATGGTGCACCACAACCCTATGGGGCCGCGGTTTTCTCAGGCTCTATTGAAAGAGCTCTTCAGCGTGAATGTAGTGTGATCAAACACCACCAGAGGCCTTCCAGCAGCCACGCGGCCTCAGAGCAATTGCCCAATTCAGAGCACCCCTTACAAGGATATTTTGGCTCTGGCAGTGAAGTGGATGTGTCCTACCAGCAGGACCCATCCCGTCAGACCCCTGTGTCCTGCAGCCCTTCCACAGGAACCAATTCCTCCCAAGGGATCAATCGGGCTCCACAACCCAAAACAGACTCAGTAACTCAAGCTTATTCGTCCACTTCTGTGCCGAAGGCTAAAGACTGCTCTTCCAAGCTAGCTCAACACCCTATTGGGGATGAGGAGAGTCACAAGCACTCTCAGAAGCTGACTGGAGGGTCTCCTGACCATTACTCCTCCCCAGGACAGAAGCAGAACTCGGTGGTTGCTAATCAGCAGTCAGTCCAGCTATCCAGCCTCATGTCCAGTACTCTGTCTCAAACCTATATCAACCCACAAGCCCAGTCACAGCCCTCCCATTCCACCTCAGACAAACACTCTCCCCTTTACAAAACTCTGCCTTCCCTCTCTAGCCAGTCTGACAATGTGGCAGCTGTTAGTCAGACTCTTGTTTACTCCTCCAGTCCTGGGATGAGCCATGAGCAGGAGATCCAGTATGGGGCTCAGGTCCAGGGCTTGTGTCAGGGGAATCTCTCTGAGAGCTACCCCTCATCCCACTCTCAGGGTGCCCCAAATGTGACTTTTACATCTCTGTCACAGGGGCAAGTTTCTGTGACTCAGAGCTATGCCACAGGACAATCCCTAAACCTCAACTCCTCTTACCCACCAACATGTGTGCGGAGTCTGCCCACATCAAATTCttcacaggactacaccctcatGCAATCGTCAGTTGGGGGTAAAACGCACGACACACTGTCTGGACAACAGACACAGCCccataaatatgttttgtctACACCGTTGCCTACCTATTCTTCAACTGCTCAAGCCTTACAAAATAACATCAGATCCTCAATACAGGACATAAAGCCAACATATGGGAAACATAAACTTGTAGAGCTTCCTATCCAGGACATAGATGCTCTCCAGCAGGCATCAATGGAAGCGTCTGCTGCAGCTAGTAATATGTCTGCTCTCAACAATGTCATCTATGTAGTTTCAAAAATGGATGAtcatcacaaaacacaaagcGTTATCCGAAGTTATTCCCGTTCTGATGACCAGCTCATGGGACTAGATCATACGAACACAGCACAGATAAAGGATGAAAGGATGGGTTCTCTGGGCCAGCAGCACATTCATCTAAGCAGTGCTAATGGTCAGGAAACTGCCAACACAAAAACTACAAACTCCAGTATTATATCTTCACATGTACCACTTGTCTCAGAGCAGCTCAAGCAGCACCCTCTCCAACTCAAATCTCCTGATTCACATCAACAAAATCCCCAGAATCATACTCAGTCACAGAGCCAGACCCCTGTAGCCCACACCCAATATATCACTGTCCCCAGCGCTCTTCTCGAACCCAACCAGATGATTCTACTTCAGCAGCCCCTAGTCCACCATAGTCAAAACACTTCTAAGGTGGTATCCGTGCAAGGTATCCAACCAACCCAAGATTTGGGCCCTGTTCATGTCCAGTATCTCCAGATGAGCCAAGAACTGCTGGGGCCCAGTGTCACTGACTCCCAGAGACAGCAGGGCACAGTCGTGTCTGAACAGAGCTCAGGATGCCCCGATTCCTCTAAACACCACTACAGCCAGTCGACAAATCAGCAACCAAACGATGCCAAGAACCACTTTGCTCTCAACTCCATTTGCTTTCCCGACTCTATGCTTCTTGCAGATGACAGAAATATTTTGTCAAATGTCGATGACATCCTGGCTGCCACGGTGGCAGCCTGTGGTGTCACACCGCACGACTTTGTCAAAgcaacatcctctgctgaggcTGACATGGCAGTGATGGCTAGCCCTGTGGATTCCAAAGGCCACTTCCAGACTGTGGATATAAGGCACATGTCACCTAGTTTCTCCTCAGCACAACAGGCAATTATAACAAACACTAACGCCCACAACATGACCATGACACTAAATGAAGTTCAGATGGCCACAAACTGCCATGGTCAGCCTGTTCACCACAGCAGTTCTGAGCTTGACACaaatggagatggaggaagctCTGAGAATGATTATCACTTAGCCGGTCAGGTGTATGACCCCCCAGGTTTCCAGGGCATAGTCAAAGGGAATGCAAGGTGTATTAAAACAGAGGATGGCCTCATGGAATGCCAAAGCGTTGAAGACTTTCCAAAAAAGAAGGCTCGCTCTAAATCCTTGACCAAACCTGGTGGTCCTGAGGAGGACAGTGGACAGGCCAGACCGGCCAAGCGCAGTGGGCAGGCAAAGCGTCAAAACTCCAGGGGTAGTGACGTCAGCTCGCCATCTGCCTCACACGCTGTATATGATGGTTGTCCGCAGCAGGAGAGAATCAGACAAAAGATCAGAGAAGTTGAAGAGAAACAACCAGAGGTCAAAACTGGCTTCATTGGCTCCTTCCTCGACTTCATCAAATCTGGCCCCAAACATCAATACTCTCCAAGTCCGACACGGACTATTAGTCGCCCGAGAAAGCCCGGCACCACTTCCAAACCACCGCTTGGTGCTTTGCCTTCTTTGCCTCCCCAACTGCAGACTCTGCCCGGGCCCTTGATTCCCCAGGAGAGTCAAGGAGTGAGCACCCAACAGAAGCGCCTGGATGaagatttgcaaaaaaacttgGAGACTCTGCCATCGTTCAGCTCGGATGAAGAGGAGAACACTGGGAGGAACCAGGCCCTGAGGAACAGCATCAGCTCAGCGCTTTCAGCTCTGGATGAGTCTTCAGATCGGAAAACCAGGGCAG ATAACCAAATCCCTGGTTTGATGATGAAGACGGACCACGTTCCCACCATGCCCCACACCGTCACCGAGGCCTGTTTGTCCCGGGTAACCACGCCGACACTGACAACAAACACAATCTCATCAGGGACTGTTTTTGCGGCCAAAGAGGAGTCTAAAGAGGCCCCACCCGGCCAGTTGGCTGTGCAGTTGACGAGTGTGGCCATTGAGGGACTGACTGACGAGGAGCTGTCGGACAGCGGAGGCGAGGGAATGTACAGGGAGAGAGACGAGTTTGTCGTCAGGAATGAAGATATTGAAAACTTGAAG GTGACAATGAGAGCAGGCAGTGAGCCTCCAGCCATCTGGAAGGTCCAGAAGGCTCTGCTGCAGAAATTTGTGCCTGAGTTGAGAGATGGAAAGCGAGTCTTCTCTGCCACCAACAGT TATCTTGGATACTTTGGTGATGCCAAGACCATGTACCAGAGGGTATATGTGAAGTTCTTGGACACCGTAAACAAAAGGGAGTACGTACGCGTTTGTAGTCGGAAGCCGCGCTGCAAGCCGATGAACTCGCTACG GGGTGTTCAGGTGAAAACTCTGCTGGGCTTGACCGCCGACCCCTCCGCAGTCTCCCAAAGCCAAAAGCCTCGACCCAAACTACTCAAGTCCAGGGCAGAGCCCCCACctaagaagaggaggaaatggaaGGAGGAGTTGTCACCTACTGCCTCAGGATCATCTGCAGAAGAGGGgggtgaagatgatg AATTAAACCCTCCACTGCCGTTTGCTTCACGGTTACTCAACACGCGGACCATGAAGGAGACATTTAGGAGCTTTGTGGAACTGCTCATCAGCATTGCCCTAGACGAAGATGTAATGACAGCACTTGAGAGGGCAAACG ATGAGTTTATGCTTCCACAGATGAAAAGAGTGGATGGGATGATCACCGACAACAGGAAACGCCTGCTTCACAAACTGCACATAGGGCAGGTCCtaaag ACGGCTCTCGACAGCTTCCCAGAGATCTCAGTTGTGACTGAACTTAAGAAGGATGGGGAAACCCCAGCCTTTAAGGTGCGGCTCAGTGGGAAGGCCTacaacaagaaaacaatgaAGCCCTACAAGATGCCTAACAAAGTGCCTCAG gAGTATACAGTGGACCAGCAGAAAACTCAGTGGTTCTCTCTGTACCACTCTTTGCAGCATTACAAGTACCACACTTACCTGATGTGTAAGGACGAG ATTGCATCTATGCGGGTGCAGACTGTGGACCTGGTTCAGGAGGAGACGGTACAGAAGTGTCTGCAGAACGGAGCTTGGGTAGAGGGGCTCTTCGATCGCTTCGGAGAGCTAATCAATCAAGTGCAGCAGGCCTGCCGGTGA
- the depdc7a gene encoding DEP domain-containing protein 7 isoform X3, which produces MIASLLKAPSPSAPDCLPTLRPLTLSSSPSEPGMAGKPFRATFIWSSIISNLHMRVEVKRRRHNLKSYHDCFLGSESVDVVLAHITLNRFFGDEAVPRYKAVRLCQALMDSRVFEPVGVKVFCKEKKPATFEDSSCSLYRFLDATTGSSSPLTNANSTSTIESGYDSPSMSRNKNCYSSSHERQGVLSSSTHCPVKTDKSLEDVLGNLNLSSSITPQMINLGLSQELVDEVWLQQAVFRLLQLIELPLLEKLLEGKDTSRPPLHGMDSDPDLLYTSSYLDREVLKAFSEAQADEWMSGAVDCLEFLPDERVVEVSRGLAGHADDLPRCKSLLYDILAQHYGHAQQPPLLSNHIFDIHSGISELLVNGKQEQALESLQLSLKLQDSRSREELRRLLRFMAVAAKAQEVKLHKEIENRMAVKRSFSSAIVYSKRLSKGKVDLMVLFMMDNHCDLFKIPVSLHKMVSDRIMTIVKGKDPDVITGSTSCTRVSSKAYSENAEKTTKEELWSLLRRVHENPKLSDKEKRRLLGQFYKGHPEIFVQYFGNRLSSINVLLQ; this is translated from the exons ATGATAGCCAGTTTATTGAAAgccccttctccttcagccCCTGATTGTCTTCCCACCCTCCGTCCACtgactctctcctcttctccatcaGAACCAGGCATGGCTGGGAAGCCGTTCCGGGCCACATTTATCTGGAGCAGCATCATCTCCAATCTCCACATGCGCGTGGAGGTTAAGCGCCGGCGCCACAACCTCAAGTCCTACCATGACTGCTTCCTGGGCTCAGAGTCCGTGGACGTGGTGCTGGCGCACATCACCCTCAACCGGTTCTTTGGCGACGAGGCGGTGCCCCGCTACAAGGCCGTCCGCCTCTGTCAGGCACTCATGGACTCAAGGGTATTTGAGCCTGTGGGCGTTAAAGTATTTTGCAAGGAAAAGAAGCCAGCCACATTCGAGGACAGTAGTTGCAGTTTGTACAGGTTCCTGGACGCAACAACCGGCTCCTCATCGCCGCTGACCAACGCCAACTCCACGAGCACCATCGAGAGCGGCTACGACTCACCAAGCATGAGCAGGAACAAGAACTGCTACAGTTCGTCACACGAAAG ACAAGGGGTGCTGAGCTCCTCCACCCATTGCCCtgtaaaaacagacaaatcacTGGAGGACGTGCTAGGAAACCTCAACCTgagctcctccatcacccctcAAATGATCAACCTCGGCCTCTCACAAGAGC TTGTGGATGAGGTGTGGCTCCAGCAGGCTGTGTTCAGGCTGCTGCAGCTGATAGAGCTCCCCCTGTTGGAGAAGCTGTTAGAGGGTAAAGACACGTCGCGGCCCCCCCTGCATGGCATGGACAGTGACCCGGACCTGTTGTATACATCAAGCTACCTGGACCGAGAGGTCCTCAAGGCCTTCAGTGAGGCACA ggcTGATGAGTGGATGTCAGGAGCAGTGGACTGCCTGGAGTTTCTGCCTGATGAgcgggtggtggaggtcagccGAGGTTTGGCCGGTCACGCTGATGACCTGCCCCGGTGTAAGAGTCTGCTCTATGATATCCTGGCTCAGCATTACGGACACGCTCAACAGCCACCTCTGCTCAGCAATCACATTTTCGACATCCACTCGGGCATCTCGGAGCTACTCG TGAACGGCAAGCAGGAGCAAGCTCTCGagtccctgcagctgagcctcaAGCTGCAAGACTCTCGCAGTAGGGAGGAGCTACGCAGGCTCCTGAGGTTCATGGCCGTCGCAGCCAAAGCACAGGAGGTCAAGCTGCACAAGGAG ATCGAGAACAGAATGGCGGTGAAAAGGTCTTTCTCAAGTGCCATCGTCTACAGCAAAAGACTCTCCAAAGGAAAGGTGGACTTGATGGTTCTGTTCATGATGGATAACCACTGCGATCTGTTCAAA ATTCCGGTTTCATTACACAAGATGGTCAGTGACAGAATAATGACTATTGTGAAAGGGAAGGATCCAGATGTGATAACAG GATCAACATCCTGCACAAGAGTGAGCTCTAAGGCATACTCAGAAAATGCAGAAAAAACTACGAAAGAGGAACTTTGGTCATTACTCCGGAGAGTCCACGAGAACCCGAAACTCTCCGATAAAGAAAAGCGACGGCTGCTGGGGCAGTTTTATAAAGGCCACCCAGAGATTTTTGTTCAGTACTTTGGAAATAGATTGTCCAGTATCAATGTGTTGCTGCAGTGA